One window of the Pyxicephalus adspersus chromosome 5, UCB_Pads_2.0, whole genome shotgun sequence genome contains the following:
- the LOC140332089 gene encoding advillin-like: protein MSGQPFANISRKPGLQIWSIEKMELVPLPEKAYGSFFEGDCYIILSIKQTSTGTATDVHYWIGKDSTQDEQGAAALYTSQIDEALGGSPIQHREVQGYESAAFKSYFKNGVIYKKGGVASGFKHVETNMYNIRRLLHVKGRKHVSATEVDMSWNSFNKGDVFLLDLGKVIIQWNGPESNKTERIRACSLAQSIRDDERGGRAQIGIVDKEQDSPDLMQIMTAVLGPRTSELKDATADEKPDEQQKSNVRLYHVFEKNGDLVVQETATKPLTQDLLQHQDCHILDQGGIKIFVWRGKDSSPEEKKAAFSRAVGFIQAKGYPATTNVEVVNDGAESTMFKQLFQNWGDFGETQGLGKTYSVGKIAKVDQVKFDINQLYARPELAAEQRMVDDASGNVQVWRVENLELKEVDPKTYGRFYGGDCYLVLYTYIKSGKPNYLLYMWLGRHASQDEITACAYQAVELDRKYQDQPVQIRVTMGKEPKHFQAIFKGKMIIYEVTIFLYIFFNYQNNILGCLKRLFLWIGKSSNEYEKNESLNYAKEYLKTHPAGRDLSTPIIVVKQGHEPPTFTGWFNAWDSHKWSSDLSYEDMKKNLGDVSAISQISVDFQNTNINANKPSKASAPANTENGNVAVPVYQSHRNANPPISNGNHIATNGTPSNSNPAVEAFPQSNGANVFNKELLINKNAEDLPDGVDPTRKEMYLSDSDFANIFGMPKAQFYQLPKWKQQNIKKQNGLF from the exons ATGAGTGGGCAGCCGTTTGCTAACATCAGTAGGAAGCCGGGTTTGCAGATATGGTCCATCGAG aaaatggaaCTGGTGCCACTTCCTGAAAAAGCTTATGGGAGTTTCTTTGAAGGTGACTGCTACATTATTTTATCT ATCAAGCAGACATCCACAGGTACAGCTACTGATGTCCACTACTGGATAGGGAAGGACTCCACTCAGGATGAGCAAGGGGCAGCTGCACTCTACACATCACAGATTGATGAGGCGTTGGGAGGAAGCCCAATCCAACACAGGGAGGTGCAAGGATATGAATCAGCAGCGTTTAAAAGTTACTTCAAGAATGGGGTTAT CTACAAGAAAGGAGGCGTCGCTTCAGGATTCAAACATGTGGAgacaaatatgtacaatattcGGCGCCTTCTTCATGTGAAGGGCAGGAAACATGTCTCAGCTACAGAG GTGGATATGTCATGGAATAGTTTTAACAAAGGTGATGTTTTCCTTCTTGACCTGGGTAAAGTCATCATCCAATGGAATGGGCCAGAAAGCAACAAGACGGAAAGGATACGA gcTTGTTCCTTGGCGCAGAGTATCAGAGATGATGAGAGGGGAGGAAGAGCACAGATTGGCATTGTAGACAAAGAGCAGGATTCCCCTGACTTGATGCAGATCATGACAGCTGTGCTGGGGCCCCGAACTAGTGAACTAAAAGACGCCACTGCAGATGAGAAGCCTGATGAGCAACAGAAATCAAATGTCAGACTCTACCA tgtttttgaaaaaaatggcgATTTAGTAGTACAAGAAACTGCAACAAAACCTCTAACCCAGGATCTTCTTCAGCATCAG GACTGCCACATCTTGGATCAAGGAGGAATAAAGATTTTTGTCTGGAGAGGTAAAGATTCCAGTCCAGAAGAGAAAAAAGCAGCATTCAGCCGAGCAGTA GGTTTCATTCAAGCCAAGGGATACCCAGCTACCACTAATGTGGAAGTGGTGAATGATGGAGCTGAGTCCACCATGTTTAAACAATTGTTCCAGAACTGGGGGGACTTTGGAGAGACACAAGGACTTGGAAAGACATACAGTGTTGGGAAGATTG CCAAGGTGGATCAAGTAAAATTTGACATTAACCAGCTGTACGCCAGGCCAGAGTTAGCAGCAGAACAGAGAATGGTGGATGATGCATCTGGGAATGTACAG GTCTGGAGAGTGGAAAACCTGGAGCTTAAAGAAGTTGATCCTAAGACATATGGAAGGTTCTATGGAGGGGATTGCTATTTGGTGCTGTATACCTACATTAAATCTGGGAAACCAAATTACTTGCTTTACATGTGGCTC GGCCGCCATGCTTCTCAAGATGAGATCACTGCATGTGCTTATCAGGCTGTAGAACTGGACCGCAAATACCAAGACCAGCCAGTTCAAATTCGAGTGACCATGGGGAAGGAGCCAAAACACTTCCAAGCTATCTTCAAAGGAAAGATGATCATATATGaggttacaatttttttatatattttttttaattatcagaaTAATATCTTGGGATGCTTAAAaagg cttttcctgtgGATTGGTAAATCATCCAATGAATATGAGAAAAATGAATCACTTAACTATGCCAAAGAATATTTGAAGACTCACCCTGCAGGACGAGACTTATCCACACCAATAATTGTAGTGAAACAAGGACACGAACCCCCAACTTTTACTGGCTGGTTCAATGCATGGGACTCTCACAAGTGGAGT TCTGACCTGTCATATGAAGATATGAAGAAGAACTTGGGTGATGTCTCTGCTATTTCACAGATCAGTGTG GACTttcaaaacacaaacataaatgcGAACAAGCCAAGTAAGGCCAGTGCTCCGGCAAACACAGAAAACGGCAATGTGGCTGTTCCAGTGTATCAGTCACACAGGAATGCAAACCCTCCAATCAGCAATGGAAATCACATCGCCACCAATGGTACCCCCAGCAATAGCAACCCTGCTGTAGAGGCTTTCCCTCAAAGCAATGgagctaatgttttcaataagGAGCtacttattaataaaaatgcagagGACCTGCCTGATGGAGTAGACCCCACAAGAAAAGAG ATGTACTTGTCTGATAGTGACTTTGCCAACATTTTTGGGATGCCTAAAGCCCAGTTCTATCAGCTACCAAAATGGAAGCAGCAgaatatcaaaaaacaaaacggcctgttttaa